Proteins encoded within one genomic window of Triticum aestivum cultivar Chinese Spring chromosome 2D, IWGSC CS RefSeq v2.1, whole genome shotgun sequence:
- the LOC123053967 gene encoding photosynthetic NDH subunit of lumenal location 3, chloroplastic: MDFGTELKGCVCRINNCAIELFSMEEDLEIEDEDSWDLVGRDLRLKATFMYIDLSRVISSCESDERKKTLTGLANKFFYFMDELGNAVKDRSAPLVQVCYRDTAHVLREVVAALEPSH, from the exons ATGGATTTTGGGACTGAACTGAAGGGATGTGTTTGCCGGATCAACAACTGCGCCATCGAACTCTTCTCCATGGAGGAGGATTTGGAGATTGAAGACGAAGACTCATGGGACCTGGTTGGGAGGGACCTCCGTCTGAAGGCCACCTTCATGTATATTGACCTCAGCCGTGTGATCTCCTCCTGTGAGAGCGATGAGCGCAAGAAGACGCTCACCGGCCTAGCCAACAAGTTCTTCTACTTCATGGACGAG TTGGGCAATGCGGTGAAGGACAGAAGCGCCCCCCTGGTGCAGGTGTGCTACAGAGACACAGCTCATGTTCTTCGCGAGGTGGTGGCCGCCCTTGAGCCGTCCCATTAG